The following proteins are encoded in a genomic region of Methylibium petroleiphilum PM1:
- a CDS encoding DUF995 domain-containing protein — MKNLARYILCLSPLACSTAFAQAAEVKVLRDLDATGRTTLTREELVQLLPGANMSRISAKGNTHIWKNESGGSFIISSDNRDRGAVASTAAGKWSISDDGRYCVLIEWKLIETEEWCRYIVRSGEDYYATKSDKTGTERVHKLSIKR, encoded by the coding sequence ATGAAGAACCTTGCCCGCTACATCCTCTGCCTGTCGCCGCTCGCCTGCTCGACGGCTTTTGCACAAGCTGCGGAGGTCAAGGTGCTGCGGGATCTGGACGCCACCGGCCGGACCACATTGACCCGCGAGGAGCTCGTACAGCTGCTGCCTGGCGCCAACATGAGCCGCATCTCGGCAAAGGGCAACACACACATCTGGAAGAACGAGAGTGGCGGCAGCTTCATCATCTCGTCGGACAACCGCGACCGCGGCGCGGTCGCCTCGACGGCAGCCGGCAAGTGGAGCATCTCCGACGACGGCCGCTACTGTGTGCTGATCGAGTGGAAGCTGATCGAGACCGAGGAGTGGTGCCGCTACATCGTGCGCTCGGGCGAGGACTACTACGCAACGAAGTCCGACAAGACCGGCACGGAGCGGGTCCACAAGCTCTCGATCAAGCGTTAG